In Catenulispora sp. MAP5-51, the sequence ACGTGATCCCGCTCGGAACGCTCGCGTTGTTGCGCCACCCCGACCAACTCGCGCTGGTGCACGACGATCCGAGCGCGGTCGAAGACGCGGTGGAGGAGTTGCTGCGGCGGTTCCCCGGGTTGCGCCTCGCCGACCCCGCCGCCAGGCCCGCTTTCAAGCGCCGTGCACTGATCTACGGTCTGCGATCCCGGTTCATAACGGTGACCATCTTGAGGGGAACGTCCGTTGACCATCGACGAACAATCCGACGCCGCGCTACCGGCCGAGGACGACTTTCCTGACCACCAGCAGGTGGTGCAGCGGTTCGGCGACCTCGCACCGGACGGCACAACAAGCACGGTGGCGTTGTCGCGCCTGTTCGAGCACCCCCGAATCGGTCTACGTTTCCCACGCTTCGACAAGCTCGCGGCCGACGGCGGGGTCAAGCCGCACCGCATCTTGTTCGTCGGCCAGCATGTTGAGCGGCTGACGGCGTTCGGCAAGGTCGGCGCGACCGTCCGGATCGGCACCGGTATCCGCGCGATCGGACGGTCCTCGTTCACCTACGGTCAAGGCATGTTCGCCGACGGGCATCTCGTCGCCATGGCTGAGGCCACCATCGTCCTCGCCGACAAGTCCGGGCCGATCACCGTGCCCGACGAACTGCTCGCCGACCTTGAGGAACTGCGGCTGCCTCACACCAGTGCGGCAGTCGAGTCGAAGCCCGACCCGAGTCGCCGCGAGTGGCAGTACTACCCCGCCGCCGCCACCGTCCACAGCCGCATCGGGGACGTCGACCTCAACCGGCATGTCAACTACGTCGCCCAACTGGGTTGGTACGACGAGGCGATCGCCTCTCACGCACACCATCTACTGGGAGACGACGCCGCCAGAAAGCTCCCCCGGTACCTCCCTTGGCGCTACCGCGTGACCTACCTCGGCGAAGTCCTTCACCCTCGCGCCTACGACGTCGGGATCGCCGTCAGCGGACACGACGAGCACACCGTGCACTACGAGTTGGGACTGTTCGACGGCGGACAGTGCCTGGGGATCGCGGACGCCGCCGCACCACGCGGCGAGCTTTCCGCCACCGCATTGGCCTGGTCCCACTAGAGAAGGCCGCGGGCAACAGATCGTCGCCGGCCCGCCGATCAGAATCCTGTCATACCGCTGAGCGCGCGGCCGCTGAACGCCCGAATCCAATTGCATACGAGTAATCCAAGCCGTGCCTGACATGCACTTGAAGTTAATGATGCGGCTGCATACCGTTGAGGCGAAGCGCAAGAAGCATCGCGCAGTTCGGCCCTCGACCGGCCTCAGCCCCCTCCTCAGACGGGAGTACCACCATGCCCGAAACGCCTCAGACCGCTGACGTTGCCGCCTCCGACGCCGACGTGCTCGCCCAGACCGCGATAGCCGTGCGGGAGGCCGGTTCAGCGCTGCGCGAGCGCTTCGGCGAGCTGGTCCCTTACCAGACCCGCGACGAGCTGATGCGCGCGCTCGCCGTCAACGACGACACGGCCCTGGCCATCCTGCGTCCCCGTCTCACGGGCCTGCGCCCGGGGGCCAGCTGGGTGGACGACGAGCTGGACGGCGGGGCGCTGCCGCCCGGCGAATGGTGGGTCGTGGACCCGACCGAAGGCAACATCAACCACCTGCACGCCCTGCCGGAGTGGGCGGTGACCGCCACCCTCGTGCGCGACAACCAGCCCGTGCTCACTGCGGTCCACCTGCCGTTGACCGGCCAGACCTACACCGCGCTCACCGGCGCGGGCGCCCACCTCGACGGCCGGCCGCTGCACGTCTCCCAGACCGCGGACCTCGGCCTGAGCATCGTGGCCACCAGCCAGGCCCGGCCCGACGAGGATGAAAAGGTCGTGCGCCGCGTCGGCTCCTCGATCACCGCGATGCTCTTCGACGCGCTCGTCGTCCGCACCGCCGTGCCCGCGACCCTGCACCTGCTGAACGTGGCCGCCGGCCGGATCGACGCCTTCTGGCAGTTCGCCGGCGCCCGCGCCGACCTGCTGCCCGGAGCGCTGCTCGTCACCGAAGCCGGCGGCCACATCTCCGACGCCCAGGGCCGCCCCTGGACCTCGCAGAGCCAGAGCTTCCTGGCCGCCGCGCCCGGCATCCACGCCGAGGCCGTCGCCACGCTCTCGCGCTGACCGCGCACCACAATCCGAAACATGGGAAGGATCAGATCAGCTTGACCACGAACGCAGTTCTCGGAAACGGCCGCGTCGGCGGCAACCTCGCCGCAGCCAACAACCTGCTGGCCCACGACCTCGACGGCACGGGACCGATGCTCGTGGCCGTCCACGGCATCACCGAAAACCGGAGCTTCTGGAACCCCGTCCGCTTGCAGCAGCACTTCCGCGTGCTGCGCGTCGACCTGCGTGGCCACGGCGACTCGCCTCGGACCTCGCCGTTCGGGATCGACGAGTCGGTGGAGGACATCCACCATCTGATCGAGTCCCTGGGCGAGGGCCAATCCCCGTTCGTCGTCGGTCACTCCCTCGGCGGGGTGATTGCGACTGCCTACGCGGCCCGCTACCCCACTCGCGGCGTGGTCAATGTCGACCAGTCGCTGCGGGTCGGTCCACTTCCTGCGGAGTTGGTCGCCACCGTGCGGGGAGAGGGCTTCGCCGACTTCGTTCGTACGCTCTTCGCCCAGCTGTACGGCGAGCTGGACCCCGAGTTGGCGGCCGACATCGAGCGCCGCCGCGCCGTCGACCAGGAAGTTTTCAGCGGGTTTTGGACCCCGTTGCTTGATTGGGACGCAGACACGCTGGCAGCGTGGTCTCGACGTACCACGAGCCTCCCGCCCGACGTCCCGTACCTGTCTTTGCATGGAACGGACCCCGGTGGTGACTACACCGACTGGCTCACCCACCGTATCCCCGGGGCCGTGGTCGAGCAGGCACCGAAGCACACGCACTATCCGCACCTGGCACAACCCGAATGGTTCGCCTCCCGCGTCCATCAGTTCTTCAGCGCCTGAGTACCTGTTTCAATCCTGAGCGCGCCGGCTCATCGCGCCCGCGACCCCGCACCTGCTGAACATGGCCGCCGGCCGGATCGACGCTTTCTGGCAGTTCGCCAGCGCCCGCGCGGACCTGCTGCCCGGGGCGCTGCTCGTCACCGCTGACCGCGCACCACAACCCGCACCCAAGGAAGGACCTGATCATCATGACCACGATCGCAGTTCTCGGAAACGGCCGCGTCGGCGGCGGCCTGGCCGCCGCTCTCACCCGGGCAGGACATCAGGTGACCGTCGCTGACCGCACACCGGGCGCCGCCGCGGCCGCCGCCCGGACAGCCGAGGTCGTCATCAACGCCACCCCGGGTGAGGGGTCGCTGGAACGTCTCGCCGCCCTGCGCGAAGAACTCCGCGACAAGATCCTCGTCGACGTGTCCAACGCCACCACCGACGGACCGGACGGACTGCCCGCCGGCCTGCTCTACCCCGGCTCCAGCCTTGCCGAACAACTCCAGGCAGCGCTCCCCGAAACGCGCGTAGTCAAGACACTCAATACCATGCTTTTCCCGGTGATGACCGCTCCGGACACGCTCGTCCAGCCGCCGACCGCGTTCCTCTCCGGCGAGGACCCGCAGGCCAAGCAGGCCGTCCGTGAGCTGCTCGCCGACCTCGGCTGGCGCACGGAGTGGATCACCGACCTCGGCGGAATCCAGACCGCCCGCGCAACAGAAGCCGCAATACTGTTCGTACCGCACGTGATTCGGTCCAGCGGCTTCACACCCTTCGCGATCTCGATCGCCCGCTGACTCGCACACAGCACACCGCCCTGGGAGGAATCCTTGGCCTGCCGCCCGGAACGCACGGGCGAGGTTAGAGCGGTATCTCACCTGGCCTCGGCCTCAGTCACGCCTGCGTCCCAGCTCATGTCGCAGCGGTGTGATGACACGCCTCCAACAGCGGAACACCACCCAAAGAATCAGTGGAAGGCGATCAGTTTCTATGAATGGTGCCGAGACTCTCCTGTGCACCCTGCTCGACAACGGTGTGGACGTCTGCTTTGCCAATCCCGGTACGTCGGAGATGCAGTTCGTCGCGGCGCTCGACCGCCACCCGGCCATGCGTGGCGTGCTGTGCCTGTTCGAAGGAGTGGCGACCGGGGCCGCCGACGGCTATGCCCGCATGACCGGCCGGCCGGCCGCGACCCTGCTCCACCTCGGCCCCGGCCTGGCCAACGGCCTGGCGAACCTCCACAACGCCCGCCGAGCACGCACCCCGATCGTCAACGTCATCGGCGACCACGCCCGCTTACACAAGGAGCTCGACTCGCCCCTGGAATCCGACATCGATGCCGCAGCCGCGACCGTCTCCCACTGGGTGCGCCGACCGACGGCCTCGACGCACATCGGTCCCGACACCGCCGCAGCCGTGGCGGCGGCGATGAGCGCAGGGGTGCGGATGCCCGGCGCCCCGGACCGGTCACGCACCGGCACCTCCGGCGCGATCTCAACACTCATCATCGCCGCCGACCTCTCCTGGGAAGAGAGCGCCCCGCCTCCGCCACATCTCCCGGCACCGCCACTGCGTCGCACCACCCGCGAAGACGTGGAATCCACAGCCGCATTGGTCGCCGGTGCCGAGCCTGCCGCGCTGCTGATCGACGGAGCCGGACTAGGTGAGCGTGGCCTGCGAGCCGCCGCCCGGATACAGAAGGCCACCGGAACCGCCGCCTTCTGCCCGACCTGGCCCGCCCGGCTACGGCGCGGCGCCGGCGTACCGCCGATCCAGCCCCTGGGGTACCGGGCCGAAACCGTCGACCAGCAACTGGCGGGCATCAAGCACCTGATCCTGGTCGGAGCACGCGAACCGGTGGCATCGTTCGCCTATCCGGGCCGTCCAGGCCTTCTCACTCCACCGGGAACGCGCGTGCACCACTTCGTCCCCGACGAGGGATTCGATGTCATCGACGCGCTGGACCAACTGGCAGACATCGTCGCGCCGGACACCCTCGCAGTGCTGCCGTCGCAAGACGCCCCGCCTCCCGTCGCCGACGGGCCGTTGCGCACCCAGAACTGGGCAAAGGTCATCGGCGCCCTGCTCCCACGGGATGCGATCATCGTCGACGAGTCCATCACCGAGGGAATGAACACCCTCTTCCCGGCGACCGCCAACTCCGCACCACACGACGTGCTCGGCCTGACCGGTCTGGCCATCGGGCAAGGCATCCCAGTGGCCGTCGGCGCAGCCATCGCATGTCCCGAACGGCCCGTCGTCTGCCTGCAAGCCGACGGCAGCGCGCTCTACACCATCTCCGGACTGTGGACCCAGGCCCGCGAGAAGCTCAACGTGACCACCGTCATACTCAACAACCGCTCCTACGCGATCCTGCGCGCCGAACTGGACCGCGTCGGCGGCGGCCAAGCCGGACCGGCCGCCAGGGCCCTGTTCGACCTCAGCCGGCCCGACATCGACTTCACCGCCGTGGCCACCGGCCTGGGCGTCCCCGCGACACGGGCCGCAAACACCACCGAACTGGCCGAACAATTCTCCACCGCGCTGGCCACACCCGGACCGCACCTCATCGAGGCGATCCTCCAGCCGACCTGAACACCGCCGGGAACAACGACAGCCAAAGACCTCATAACGGCATGTGTGGTTTCCGCATCTATTCGCGACATTGGATTTCAGACAGACACGGAACTCACGTGAGCGGACACGGCGAGATGGCTCCGGCGCGAGTTCAGTGAAGATCAGCCATCTTCAAGCAACTGGCCAGACTGCTGGTGTGGCAGCTGAGCGCGGACGAGCTCCTCGCCGAGATCAAGTTTAAATAGGAAGGCGCTTCACATGGTTATACCGGCACCAATTACCTCCATACACCAGATAGAGCCGCAGTTGGCCAACCTCCGCTCGTACTGGCTTGGATGGGGCAGTTCGAACACCGCGCACGACGATATGCCGCTCTACCGATCGGGTCTGGCGTACTCGCTGCTGAACGGGGTGCTGCGGATCCGTGGCCGGTCTGTGGACGAAGCCGTCGAGACCGGGCTGCGCGCACTCGACGGGGTGCCGCACCTGTGGTGGGTCGGCGCGGACAGCGACCCGGGAGTACTCGAACAGTTGCAGGCCGGCGGCGGACAGCTCGGTTCGACCTTGCCCGTCATGGCGATCGACCTCAAGCGCGTGTCCGAGGCGGAGGTTCCCGGGCTGGCGATCACCCGGGTCGACGGCGCGACTATGTCCGAATACGTCGAGGCGTACTCGGACGTGTTCGGGATCGCGCCCGAGCTTCGAGCAGCAGTCGTCGCCAGAGAAACGGGATACGCGACTGCGCAGTCGACTGTGGAGCGCTTCATCGGAACGCTCGACGGGGACGTAGTCGGTACGGCCAAGGTGTCGATGAGCCACGGAGTCGCAGGAGTCTACTGGGTCAGCACGAGGGAGCCCTTTCGCGGCCGGGGAATCGCTACTGCGTTGACGACCGCCGCACTGCTCGCCGGTCGCGAACGCGGATTCCGGATCGGCAGCCTGCAGGCGAGCAGACTCGGTGCGCCAGTGTATCGCCGGCTCGGCTTCGAGACAGTGGGCGAGCTTCAGCACGTGGCTTTTCAGGCACCGAGTGACTGACGAACCGCCCTAGCGATCCACGGCGTGGACACCCGCCCACGACCAGCACGAGCACCCACGACCCCGGCCACACCAGCGACCTGACCAACACCATCAAGACGGTGGATCTTCGACAAATGGTAAGCAGAGTCCGGAACGAAAAGGTCCAAAACTCTACCCGCCGAACACGTCGGCGGAGGACGTGAAACAGATAACGCCATGAAGCACGGCTCTACAAGACGGGGAAGGGCTCGGGCGGCCCTGTCTGCGCTGCTGGGTTTCGGAAGATTGCTGTTCCATCCGGAGTGGACTGTCGGCGCCCCGTACCGGCGGGGCGTCCGGGTAGGCAAAGTAGCAGCTGACGGCATCGATCCGGCAACCATAATCATGATCGGCATACGCATCAACAAATGGCGTGCACCTCGGCACTGGCTGCCCCTCCTGCTCGCGCTGCCACCGATGGTCTGTGACCTCGCCGACGATCCGGACAGCGGCCTGCTCGGCTACCGGCTCCTGCTCGGACCCGGGCCGCGCCAGGCAATGCTGGTGCAGTACTGGAGCGACACCGACGCCCTGCACACATTCGCCCGCGACATCGACTCCCCACACCGTGCCGCGCAGGAA encodes:
- a CDS encoding alpha/beta fold hydrolase, coding for MTTNAVLGNGRVGGNLAAANNLLAHDLDGTGPMLVAVHGITENRSFWNPVRLQQHFRVLRVDLRGHGDSPRTSPFGIDESVEDIHHLIESLGEGQSPFVVGHSLGGVIATAYAARYPTRGVVNVDQSLRVGPLPAELVATVRGEGFADFVRTLFAQLYGELDPELAADIERRRAVDQEVFSGFWTPLLDWDADTLAAWSRRTTSLPPDVPYLSLHGTDPGGDYTDWLTHRIPGAVVEQAPKHTHYPHLAQPEWFASRVHQFFSA
- a CDS encoding inositol monophosphatase gives rise to the protein MPETPQTADVAASDADVLAQTAIAVREAGSALRERFGELVPYQTRDELMRALAVNDDTALAILRPRLTGLRPGASWVDDELDGGALPPGEWWVVDPTEGNINHLHALPEWAVTATLVRDNQPVLTAVHLPLTGQTYTALTGAGAHLDGRPLHVSQTADLGLSIVATSQARPDEDEKVVRRVGSSITAMLFDALVVRTAVPATLHLLNVAAGRIDAFWQFAGARADLLPGALLVTEAGGHISDAQGRPWTSQSQSFLAAAPGIHAEAVATLSR
- a CDS encoding acetolactate synthase large subunit, with protein sequence MNGAETLLCTLLDNGVDVCFANPGTSEMQFVAALDRHPAMRGVLCLFEGVATGAADGYARMTGRPAATLLHLGPGLANGLANLHNARRARTPIVNVIGDHARLHKELDSPLESDIDAAAATVSHWVRRPTASTHIGPDTAAAVAAAMSAGVRMPGAPDRSRTGTSGAISTLIIAADLSWEESAPPPPHLPAPPLRRTTREDVESTAALVAGAEPAALLIDGAGLGERGLRAAARIQKATGTAAFCPTWPARLRRGAGVPPIQPLGYRAETVDQQLAGIKHLILVGAREPVASFAYPGRPGLLTPPGTRVHHFVPDEGFDVIDALDQLADIVAPDTLAVLPSQDAPPPVADGPLRTQNWAKVIGALLPRDAIIVDESITEGMNTLFPATANSAPHDVLGLTGLAIGQGIPVAVGAAIACPERPVVCLQADGSALYTISGLWTQAREKLNVTTVILNNRSYAILRAELDRVGGGQAGPAARALFDLSRPDIDFTAVATGLGVPATRAANTTELAEQFSTALATPGPHLIEAILQPT
- a CDS encoding GNAT family N-acetyltransferase, translating into MVIPAPITSIHQIEPQLANLRSYWLGWGSSNTAHDDMPLYRSGLAYSLLNGVLRIRGRSVDEAVETGLRALDGVPHLWWVGADSDPGVLEQLQAGGGQLGSTLPVMAIDLKRVSEAEVPGLAITRVDGATMSEYVEAYSDVFGIAPELRAAVVARETGYATAQSTVERFIGTLDGDVVGTAKVSMSHGVAGVYWVSTREPFRGRGIATALTTAALLAGRERGFRIGSLQASRLGAPVYRRLGFETVGELQHVAFQAPSD
- a CDS encoding monooxygenase family protein, whose amino-acid sequence is MIGIRINKWRAPRHWLPLLLALPPMVCDLADDPDSGLLGYRLLLGPGPRQAMLVQYWSDTDALHTFARDIDSPHRAAQERFWRHYAAGRAAVGVWHELLTAAAPEALYGNMPPTGIGALRDVQPLAWKVNGPLPRQSDDPSQTAL
- a CDS encoding NADPH-dependent F420 reductase; its protein translation is MTTIAVLGNGRVGGGLAAALTRAGHQVTVADRTPGAAAAAARTAEVVINATPGEGSLERLAALREELRDKILVDVSNATTDGPDGLPAGLLYPGSSLAEQLQAALPETRVVKTLNTMLFPVMTAPDTLVQPPTAFLSGEDPQAKQAVRELLADLGWRTEWITDLGGIQTARATEAAILFVPHVIRSSGFTPFAISIAR